In Akkermansia muciniphila, one DNA window encodes the following:
- a CDS encoding alkaline phosphatase family protein, producing the protein MENSSHQTTRRNFLNQLGLAAAGMATGDTALSATQYGSGIPKNSVPDITPDNSAKRVIMISLDGICLEGFQKAHAPSLKGMMSQGAFSLDTRVVMPSVTLPNWTSHLTGSGPEQHGVFNNNWTLANSSYPAVRKDEDGYYPSVFQAMKKCQPSCKTAFYYNWKPLAYPFNEKYLDEIKYLKDDAYIPNYNQAFQFIMKHRYIPTVVFLYSVHTDHAGHKYGWMSNEYLQSIEEADQQIGIFFQKLRQEDLFNDTHFLFLTDHGGIGKGHGGTSAAEMIVPWGISGPGIKRDFLITEPNSTTNTAPMILHLFGGKPLPEWAGKIIESVFPS; encoded by the coding sequence ATGGAAAACTCCTCTCATCAAACAACTCGCAGGAATTTCCTGAATCAATTAGGTCTGGCGGCGGCAGGAATGGCGACGGGCGATACAGCCCTTTCCGCCACACAATATGGTTCCGGCATTCCTAAAAATTCCGTACCGGATATTACTCCCGACAATTCCGCCAAAAGAGTGATCATGATTTCCCTGGACGGGATTTGTCTGGAAGGTTTTCAAAAGGCGCATGCTCCCTCCTTAAAAGGAATGATGTCACAGGGAGCTTTCTCTCTGGATACGAGGGTTGTGATGCCCTCCGTCACTTTGCCTAACTGGACCAGTCACTTAACCGGAAGCGGCCCGGAACAGCACGGTGTCTTCAATAATAACTGGACGCTGGCGAATTCCTCCTACCCCGCCGTACGGAAAGACGAAGACGGATATTATCCCTCCGTATTTCAGGCCATGAAAAAATGCCAGCCTTCCTGTAAAACAGCTTTTTATTATAATTGGAAACCTCTCGCCTATCCGTTCAACGAAAAATATCTGGATGAAATCAAGTATCTGAAAGACGATGCCTATATCCCCAATTACAACCAGGCTTTTCAATTCATCATGAAACACCGCTACATCCCCACTGTGGTTTTCCTCTATTCCGTTCATACAGATCATGCGGGACACAAGTACGGATGGATGTCCAATGAATATCTTCAATCTATTGAAGAGGCGGATCAGCAAATTGGAATCTTTTTTCAGAAATTGAGGCAGGAAGACTTATTCAACGATACGCATTTTTTATTTTTGACGGATCATGGGGGAATCGGAAAAGGCCACGGGGGTACGAGCGCAGCGGAAATGATAGTTCCATGGGGAATTTCAGGCCCGGGCATTAAGAGGGATTTTCTGATCACCGAACCGAACAGCACCACCAATACCGCTCCCATGATTCTTCATTTATTCGGAGGAAAGCCACTACCGGAATGGGCGGGGAAAATCATTGAAAGCGTGTTCCCATCATAA
- a CDS encoding RecQ family ATP-dependent DNA helicase — MSEFKVIRSPMEALKKFFGFSVLREGQDQVVASIMEGRNVLVVMPTGGGKSLCYQLPSLCRDGVCLVVSPLISLMKDQVDALAARGIPATMINSSLSFPEQKERLDGMRKGAFKLVYVAPERFGHEGFMHALAEVDVNMVAVDEAHCLSQWGHDFRPDYLKLGRAVEMLGRPQVAALTATATPRVREDILKHLGLDDPVTIVRGFARENLHFRITACDTHKDKYKRLYELVKRHKTGIIYCSTRKKVEQVYEALSDLGLSVTAYHAGMTDEQREEAQNAFMNRHADIVIATNAFGMGIDRADVRFVAHFEIPGSVEAYYQEAGRAGRDGNEAYCELLFNHADLRTQEFFIEGVNPGIPLIVELYELLRKHCSAETHDVMWSLEEMAERLKCRNAMQVGAALSVLIRNGAISRHDVPGQRVKLTRVTDPSISGLKIPLDGDALREKEVRDREKLKAMTEFAYSSGCRQQWILNYFGEEDGVPCGRCDQCLTLGVEEGQSLGEEETLVVRQALSGIARASVRLADGSWQGRWGKTKIIQMLKGAKTQELLRTSLVRLSTYGILSRWSEDDIRQLFRAMQMAGLTKMSGEADRPLITLSPKGNEVMMGRKKASLVWPFARRGKISVSMEQARVRATGNLAALGEFDEDLFLKLKELRNELAREAGIPAYAVFHNSTLEGLARLKPTTRRGAMNVHGIGEQKVARYLDDFLEVIAEHCGV, encoded by the coding sequence ATGAGCGAGTTCAAGGTGATCAGGTCGCCGATGGAGGCATTGAAGAAGTTCTTCGGCTTTTCCGTCTTGAGAGAGGGCCAGGATCAAGTAGTGGCTTCCATTATGGAAGGCCGCAATGTATTGGTAGTGATGCCCACGGGAGGAGGAAAATCCCTGTGTTACCAGCTTCCTTCCTTGTGCCGGGACGGGGTTTGCCTGGTTGTCAGCCCTCTAATCTCTTTAATGAAAGATCAGGTGGATGCTCTTGCCGCCAGGGGGATTCCCGCCACCATGATTAACAGTTCCCTGAGTTTTCCTGAGCAAAAGGAACGTTTGGACGGAATGAGGAAGGGAGCGTTCAAGCTGGTGTATGTGGCTCCGGAACGTTTTGGTCATGAAGGGTTCATGCATGCTCTGGCGGAGGTGGATGTAAATATGGTGGCTGTGGATGAAGCGCATTGCCTGAGCCAGTGGGGGCACGATTTCCGCCCGGATTATCTGAAGCTGGGAAGAGCTGTTGAGATGCTGGGGCGGCCTCAGGTGGCTGCGCTGACCGCCACGGCTACGCCGCGGGTGCGGGAAGATATTCTGAAACATCTGGGGCTGGATGACCCGGTGACGATTGTGCGCGGATTTGCGCGGGAAAATCTGCATTTCCGCATTACTGCGTGCGATACACACAAAGACAAATACAAGAGGTTGTATGAATTGGTGAAGCGTCACAAGACGGGCATTATTTATTGCTCCACCCGCAAAAAAGTGGAGCAGGTATATGAGGCTCTATCCGATCTTGGATTGAGCGTGACTGCCTATCACGCCGGCATGACGGATGAGCAGAGGGAGGAGGCCCAGAACGCTTTCATGAACCGTCATGCGGATATTGTTATTGCCACAAATGCGTTTGGCATGGGCATTGACCGGGCGGACGTCAGGTTTGTGGCTCATTTTGAAATTCCCGGCAGCGTGGAGGCCTATTATCAGGAGGCTGGCCGAGCCGGACGAGACGGGAATGAAGCGTATTGCGAACTTTTGTTCAACCATGCGGATTTGCGGACCCAGGAATTTTTTATTGAAGGAGTCAATCCGGGAATTCCATTGATTGTGGAGCTGTACGAGTTGCTCAGGAAGCATTGCAGTGCGGAAACCCACGATGTCATGTGGTCTCTGGAGGAAATGGCGGAGCGTCTCAAATGCCGTAATGCCATGCAGGTGGGGGCAGCTTTATCCGTGCTTATACGCAATGGAGCGATTAGCCGTCATGATGTTCCGGGGCAACGCGTGAAGCTTACCAGAGTAACGGATCCTTCCATAAGCGGTTTGAAAATTCCTCTGGATGGAGACGCCCTGAGGGAAAAGGAAGTGAGGGACCGGGAGAAACTGAAGGCAATGACGGAATTCGCTTATTCCTCCGGATGCCGGCAGCAATGGATTTTGAATTATTTCGGGGAGGAAGATGGGGTTCCGTGCGGCCGCTGTGATCAGTGTCTGACGCTGGGCGTTGAGGAAGGTCAATCTCTGGGAGAGGAAGAGACCTTGGTGGTGCGGCAGGCATTGAGCGGGATTGCGCGCGCGTCCGTGCGTCTGGCTGATGGTTCATGGCAGGGAAGATGGGGCAAGACGAAGATTATTCAGATGCTCAAAGGGGCGAAAACCCAGGAGTTGTTAAGAACATCCCTGGTCCGGCTGAGTACCTATGGCATCCTTTCCCGATGGAGCGAGGACGATATCCGCCAGTTGTTCCGTGCCATGCAGATGGCGGGATTGACCAAAATGAGCGGAGAGGCGGACCGTCCCCTGATTACCCTGAGTCCGAAAGGCAATGAAGTGATGATGGGGCGCAAGAAGGCATCTTTGGTTTGGCCTTTTGCCCGCCGGGGAAAAATATCCGTATCTATGGAGCAGGCCAGAGTTCGGGCTACAGGAAATTTGGCTGCCCTGGGAGAGTTTGACGAGGATTTGTTTTTGAAGTTGAAGGAACTGAGGAATGAACTGGCTCGGGAGGCCGGGATTCCGGCTTATGCCGTGTTTCACAATTCTACGCTGGAAGGTCTGGCCAGGTTGAAACCTACCACCCGCCGTGGCGCTATGAATGTTCACGGCATTGGAGAGCAGAAAGTTGCTCGTTACCTGGATGATTTCCTGGAAGTCATTGCCGAGCATTGCGGGGTTTGA
- the sucD gene encoding succinate--CoA ligase subunit alpha, with amino-acid sequence MTSLIDKNTRLVVQGITGSAGAFHAKNCMDFGTNVVAGVTPGKGGQLFEGKVPVFDTVAEAKKATDCNASMIFVPPPFAADAIMEAADAGVKLIVCITEGIPVQDMQKVKTFLKDKDVTLIGPNCPGIVNPSANCKIGIMPAYIFKPGRIGIVSRSGTLTYEAVWQVTNMGLGQSMCIGIGGDPVHGMTQQQAVQFFTEDPNTDAFIMIGEIGGSEEEEAAEWIKNNCKKPVAAFIAGATAPKGRRMGHAGAIVAGGKGTAAAKQEALKNAGIVVAKTPAQMGAALAEAMKNKGM; translated from the coding sequence ATGACATCTCTCATTGACAAAAACACCCGTCTGGTCGTGCAAGGCATCACCGGCAGCGCCGGCGCATTCCACGCCAAAAACTGCATGGACTTCGGCACCAACGTCGTCGCCGGCGTGACCCCCGGCAAGGGCGGCCAGCTCTTTGAAGGCAAGGTCCCCGTCTTCGATACTGTAGCGGAAGCCAAAAAGGCCACGGACTGCAACGCCTCCATGATCTTCGTTCCCCCGCCCTTCGCTGCGGACGCCATCATGGAAGCCGCGGACGCGGGCGTGAAGCTCATCGTCTGCATCACGGAAGGCATCCCGGTGCAGGACATGCAGAAGGTGAAAACTTTCCTGAAGGACAAGGACGTAACTCTCATCGGCCCGAACTGCCCCGGAATCGTCAATCCCTCCGCTAACTGCAAGATCGGCATCATGCCGGCCTACATCTTCAAACCCGGCAGAATCGGCATTGTCTCCCGTTCCGGCACGCTTACTTATGAAGCCGTCTGGCAGGTAACCAACATGGGCTTGGGCCAGAGCATGTGCATCGGCATCGGCGGCGACCCCGTCCACGGCATGACCCAGCAGCAGGCCGTGCAATTCTTCACGGAAGACCCGAACACAGACGCCTTCATCATGATTGGCGAAATCGGCGGTTCCGAAGAAGAAGAAGCCGCTGAATGGATCAAGAACAACTGCAAAAAACCTGTTGCTGCGTTCATCGCTGGAGCCACGGCTCCCAAGGGCCGCCGCATGGGTCATGCAGGAGCCATTGTTGCCGGAGGCAAAGGTACTGCCGCCGCCAAGCAGGAAGCCCTGAAGAACGCCGGTATTGTGGTTGCCAAAACCCCGGCTCAAATGGGCGCCGCCCTGGCGGAAGCCATGAAAAACAAGGGGATGTAA
- the sucC gene encoding ADP-forming succinate--CoA ligase subunit beta has translation MNIHEYQAKQLFERFGVATPKGIAASTAQEAAQTARNMGLSQYVVKAQVHAGGRGKGTFKNGFKGGVHVVKSVEEVEEVAGKMLNQVLVTKQTGEAGKLVSKIMVAEAVDLKKECYFAILQDRARECPVIVASTEGGMDIEEVAATRPEAIIREHINPALGILPFQALKIAVALGLTGPLLRQATKLITNVYKLFTALDCSLVEINPLVVTTDDRVCALDAKFNFDDNALYRHPEIMEMRDETEEDPREVEAGKYDLNYIGLDGNIGCMVNGAGLAMATMDIIKYYGGEPANFLDVGGSATEEMVTNAFRILTSDKNVKALLVNIFGGIMRCDVIAQGIVAAAKNIDMKIPLVVRLEGTNVEIGKKILADSGIAIIPADNLDEAAQKAVAAVK, from the coding sequence ATGAACATTCACGAATATCAAGCAAAACAACTCTTTGAGCGTTTTGGCGTGGCAACCCCCAAGGGCATTGCCGCCTCCACAGCTCAGGAAGCAGCACAAACGGCCCGGAACATGGGCCTCTCCCAATACGTAGTTAAGGCACAGGTACACGCTGGCGGCCGTGGTAAAGGCACCTTCAAGAACGGCTTTAAGGGAGGCGTCCACGTCGTCAAGTCCGTGGAGGAAGTGGAAGAAGTTGCCGGCAAAATGCTCAACCAGGTTCTGGTCACCAAGCAAACCGGGGAAGCCGGCAAGCTGGTCAGCAAAATCATGGTGGCGGAAGCCGTAGATCTCAAAAAGGAATGCTACTTCGCCATTCTTCAGGACCGCGCCCGGGAATGCCCCGTTATCGTGGCCAGTACGGAAGGCGGCATGGACATTGAAGAAGTGGCCGCCACCCGCCCGGAAGCCATTATCCGCGAACACATTAACCCGGCGCTGGGCATCCTGCCTTTCCAGGCTCTCAAAATCGCCGTGGCGCTGGGACTGACCGGCCCCCTGCTCCGCCAGGCCACCAAGCTTATCACCAACGTTTACAAGCTTTTCACCGCTCTGGACTGCTCCCTGGTGGAAATCAACCCCCTGGTAGTCACCACGGATGACCGCGTGTGCGCCCTGGACGCCAAATTCAATTTTGACGACAACGCCCTGTACCGCCACCCGGAAATCATGGAAATGCGGGATGAAACGGAAGAAGACCCCCGTGAAGTGGAAGCCGGCAAGTACGATCTGAACTACATCGGCCTGGACGGCAACATCGGCTGCATGGTGAACGGCGCCGGCCTGGCCATGGCCACGATGGACATCATCAAATACTACGGTGGAGAACCCGCCAACTTCCTGGACGTGGGCGGTTCCGCCACGGAGGAAATGGTAACCAACGCGTTCCGCATCCTCACCAGCGATAAAAATGTGAAGGCCCTTCTGGTCAATATCTTCGGCGGCATCATGCGCTGTGACGTCATCGCCCAGGGCATTGTGGCCGCGGCGAAAAACATCGACATGAAAATCCCGCTCGTCGTCCGCCTGGAAGGCACCAACGTGGAAATCGGCAAGAAAATCCTCGCAGACAGCGGCATCGCCATCATCCCTGCCGACAACCTGGACGAAGCCGCCCAGAAAGCGGTGGCAGCAGTCAAATAA
- the hisD gene encoding histidinol dehydrogenase, producing the protein MKIYRPSDTCFDEMKRRMNRRALPEDSVRDTVNAIIRDVSARGDEALFDYAARFDKAHLDSSSLFVTEAELAEAEAMVEKSVKEAIAVSLANIHYFSDRSRRRDWSGVNAQGVEVAERFLPYDRVGIYIPGGKAPLVSTSIMTGGFAQAAGVREIVAATPCGPDGRVNPALLYALKASGATEIVKIGGAQAIAALALGTESVQPVEKIFGPGNRFVVEAKRQLVGAVAIDLLPGPSEVMVLADDTADAEFLAADLLAQGEHGPDSVVVFVTTSEALLEQVEAEVERQAALLSRGSIIREVLDKHAYGFLVSSIQEGVELVNAFAPEHLVLVTRDEEAVLDGIRTAGAIYAGSLSTVACGDFLAGPSHTLPTGGAGKSFSGLRADQFQRRTSVVRMDRNAVLNSAPYVAEFARVEGLDAHNHSIQVRAARVDR; encoded by the coding sequence ATGAAAATTTACCGTCCTTCCGATACCTGCTTTGACGAGATGAAGCGCCGGATGAACCGCCGCGCACTCCCGGAGGATTCCGTAAGGGATACCGTGAACGCTATTATCCGGGATGTTTCCGCGCGCGGAGATGAAGCCCTGTTTGATTATGCCGCCAGATTTGACAAAGCGCATCTGGATTCTTCCTCCCTGTTCGTAACGGAGGCAGAACTGGCGGAAGCGGAGGCCATGGTGGAGAAGTCTGTGAAGGAGGCCATTGCCGTTTCTCTGGCAAACATCCATTATTTTTCAGACCGCAGCCGCAGGCGGGACTGGTCCGGCGTGAATGCGCAGGGCGTGGAGGTAGCGGAGCGGTTCCTTCCGTACGACCGAGTGGGCATTTATATCCCCGGAGGTAAAGCACCTCTGGTGTCCACTTCCATCATGACGGGCGGTTTTGCTCAGGCCGCCGGCGTGCGGGAGATTGTGGCCGCCACGCCCTGCGGGCCGGACGGCCGGGTGAATCCCGCGCTTTTGTATGCGCTGAAAGCCTCCGGCGCAACGGAGATTGTCAAGATAGGGGGCGCCCAGGCGATAGCCGCCCTTGCGCTGGGGACGGAGAGCGTGCAACCGGTGGAGAAGATTTTTGGCCCCGGCAACCGTTTTGTAGTGGAGGCCAAGCGTCAGTTGGTGGGGGCTGTTGCCATTGATTTGCTGCCCGGCCCCAGTGAAGTAATGGTGCTGGCGGATGATACTGCGGATGCGGAGTTCCTTGCTGCCGACCTGCTGGCGCAGGGCGAGCATGGCCCGGACAGCGTAGTTGTTTTTGTCACCACATCGGAAGCGTTATTGGAGCAGGTGGAGGCGGAAGTGGAACGCCAGGCTGCCCTGCTGAGCCGCGGGTCCATCATCCGGGAGGTGCTGGACAAGCATGCCTACGGTTTTCTGGTTTCTTCCATTCAGGAAGGGGTGGAACTGGTTAATGCCTTTGCGCCGGAGCATTTGGTGCTCGTCACGCGGGATGAAGAAGCCGTGCTGGATGGCATCAGGACGGCGGGAGCCATTTACGCTGGCTCCCTTTCTACTGTAGCCTGCGGGGATTTTTTGGCGGGCCCCAGCCATACGCTGCCTACCGGCGGCGCCGGCAAGTCTTTTTCCGGCTTGCGGGCGGATCAGTTCCAGCGCCGCACCAGCGTGGTGCGCATGGACCGGAATGCCGTGCTGAACTCCGCCCCGTATGTGGCAGAGTTCGCCCGGGTGGAGGGGCTGGACGCCCATAACCACTCCATTCAGGTGCGCGCCGCCCGTGTGGACCGGTAA
- a CDS encoding bile acid:sodium symporter family protein: MFKSLIRTFAIVAAFIAGYMMPGLHVYSWTFKWMLIVMLFVTFLGIRFKRMKPERAHWLLTGANLMVALAAWGVCRLVFGDGYLAQAAFFVGIMPTATAAPVVMGLLGGSVEFMLTALLLINGIICALLPFILPAVVGRGGFEIYLNVAQNISLVMLLPLALALAARRFYPRAIAWPRKLKDVTFGIWVVILVLIAANASYDISSREGISERVLEQIGVIALLVCGLNFGLGHLLGGRTRAAECSQALGQKNTTLSIYLALTYASPIAALGPTFYVLWHNLWNAWQLYRASERKRRDG; this comes from the coding sequence ATGTTCAAGTCCCTCATCCGCACATTTGCCATTGTGGCGGCCTTCATCGCGGGGTACATGATGCCCGGTCTGCATGTGTACAGCTGGACGTTCAAGTGGATGCTGATTGTGATGCTGTTCGTAACCTTTCTGGGCATCCGCTTCAAACGCATGAAGCCGGAACGGGCTCACTGGCTCCTGACGGGGGCTAATCTCATGGTCGCCCTGGCGGCATGGGGTGTGTGCCGCCTTGTTTTTGGGGATGGGTATCTGGCTCAGGCCGCTTTTTTCGTAGGCATCATGCCTACAGCCACGGCGGCTCCCGTGGTGATGGGGCTGCTGGGCGGCAGCGTGGAGTTTATGCTGACCGCCCTTTTGCTGATTAACGGTATTATCTGCGCCCTGCTGCCTTTCATCCTGCCGGCGGTTGTGGGGCGGGGCGGTTTTGAGATTTACCTGAACGTGGCCCAGAATATTTCCCTGGTCATGTTGCTTCCCCTGGCCCTGGCGCTGGCGGCGCGGCGTTTTTATCCGCGCGCGATTGCCTGGCCCAGGAAGTTGAAAGACGTCACCTTTGGCATTTGGGTGGTGATTCTGGTTTTGATAGCCGCAAACGCTTCTTATGATATTTCCTCCCGTGAGGGCATTTCGGAACGTGTTTTGGAACAGATCGGCGTGATTGCCCTGCTGGTTTGCGGGCTCAATTTCGGGCTGGGGCATTTGCTGGGGGGGCGCACGCGCGCTGCGGAGTGCAGCCAGGCGCTGGGCCAGAAGAATACCACCCTGTCCATTTATCTGGCTTTGACGTATGCCAGCCCCATTGCCGCTCTTGGCCCCACGTTTTATGTACTGTGGCATAATTTATGGAATGCCTGGCAGTTGTACCGGGCGTCCGAACGAAAGCGCAGGGATGGATAA